The Mytilus galloprovincialis chromosome 4, xbMytGall1.hap1.1, whole genome shotgun sequence genome contains a region encoding:
- the LOC143073328 gene encoding MORN repeat-containing protein 4-like has product MKNSYRYPDGSEYNGEWNDQGQREGYGVMKFPDGSQYYGAFNKGLCDGNGIMVFADHSRYEGEFRNGKFNGFGVFVRSDGMKFEGQFQDGKIQGLGLVTFSDLTHGLPRNEGQFENNKLVRRQKCHGEVQRARQASQRAQEN; this is encoded by the exons ATGAAGAATTCATACAGATATCCTGATGGGAGCGAATACAATGGTGAGTGGAATGACCAAGGACAGAGGGAAGGGTATGGTGTAATGAAGTTTCCCGATGGATCTCAG TACTATGGGGCCTTCAATAAGGGACTGTGTGATGGAAATGGTATAATGGTGTTTGCTGATCATTCAAG ATATGAAGGAGAATTTAGAAATGGCAAGTTTAATGGTTTTGGCGTATTTGTAAGAAGTGATGGAATGAAATTTGAAGGACAGTTTCAAGACGGCAAGATTCAAGGATTAG gaTTGGTAACATTTTCTGATTTAACCCATGGTTTGCCTAGGAATGAAGgacaatttgaaaacaataaacttgtcaGAAGACAGAAATGTCATGGAGAAGTACAAAGAGCTAGGCAGGCATCACAAAGGGCACAGGAAAACTAA